From Aegilops tauschii subsp. strangulata cultivar AL8/78 chromosome 5, Aet v6.0, whole genome shotgun sequence:
ATAGAAGAGATCATCGCCCTTTCTCTTGAACTTCGGGTGTTCCTTCTGCTGGACGACAAATACAATGTCTCCAGTAACAGTGTCAGGCTGAAAACAAAACACACTGTTAGTTTGTGGACATCGAAGCAAAGCTATAATAATAAAGAGTAAAGAATATCATAGACTGAACAAGCATACCGCCTCATCAGCTTCACCAGGGAAGGTGATCTTCTGGTTGTGTTGCATCCCCTTCTCAACGTGAACCTCCAGAACTTTCTTCTCCTGAAGAACCTTCTCACCCTTGCAGCCTGGGCAGCGATCCTTGTCGTTAATACTCTCCCCGGTGCCCTTGCAATCATTGCAGGCCTGCTGCATCTGCTGTATCATGGAAGGCCCCAGCTGACGAATAGTGACTTTCATGCCTGACCCCTGGCAACCTGGGCACCTCATGGAAGCACCAGACTTGGATCCCTTGCTGAAATAAACAAGGAACTATGTTCAAGAGCAGCACTGCAGAAAACACATGGTCAACTGGGTTAACTGGGAAGGAACAAACCAGACTTACCCCTTGCACTTGGAGCAGAGGACACTACGGGAAAGAGAGAGCTTCTTCGAGGTACCATTGTAAAGATCTTCTAGAGAAGCTTTAAGTGGATGGACAACATCCTCTCCCCTCCTTTGCCTTCTGCCCCTgctgctgccgccaccaccacctgtgcaCAAAATATACATATGCAATTTATTACATCAAGACATCATGCACTATATAACAGAGTTTGATGGTCAAACAGGAAAATAGGTTGCCTTCAAACAATACCTCCAAAAGAGGGCCCAAAAAATGATGAGAAGATGTCAAATGGATCaactccaccacctcctcctccacccaTTCCTTCCTTGAGAGCATCTTCGCCATACTGATCATAGATCTCACGCTTCTCAGGGTCACTCAAAACCTCATAGGCTTGTGCCAGCTCCTTGAACTGAAATAAAATTTAAACAACAGATAAACCTGAAATAAGCCTTCCATTCTGCTGATCATGGTAAATAAGCAAATAGATTTAGCATGAGAGCTAAAACAGTACAGAAAAACGACAATGATATATTTACGCTCACTAGATACATTTGGACCTTTCCAGGCAGAATCCCATAATGTCCAACAAGTTCTTTCACAGTTCAAAGAGTAAAATTTGTTAAATTTACATCAAAGCAAGAAATATCATATTACACGACATAAGCAAGACAAAAAAGCGAAGTTTGTACCACTCCACTACAGCAGAGTATAGCAGAATAAAGAGATTAGAGTTGTCAAGCAGAACGATTACCtaatatatactccctctgtaaacaaatataagagcatttagatcactactttagtgatctaaacgctcttatatttctttacggagggagtagcagATAAGCAAAAAGCATAATAAATAAAGCGGCATCATACAGATCTAAAAACTGTCCAACAGATAATTACCCTGATAGATCACAGCATTTAACTAATAGTACATTGTCCAAACAAGTGGACCACTTTTAGTAAGGGAATCTGCATCAGAGCTAAAATGGGGGTGCTGTAGGAAATCATAAGTTCCACATAGGTGTCATATGATAAGCTTCACAAAAGTCCAAAAACAGATAAGGTGAATTATCCATGGTATGAAATACAGACTAGACACATATCATTTTCTGCCATCAGCATGGGATTTGACACTCCCATACACAATTATCAGCAGGGACAACGTGGATGACCAATGGAATGTATAACCACCCCATGTGATAAGCTATCTGAAAGATGGGCTTCCATGATAGGGGAATGTTGCATGTCCCACACTGCTGCCCTATTGATGCACTCCTAACAAGTAACAACTGGGCACAGTCGCTGTCAAGGGGTGGGAGAATTGTGGT
This genomic window contains:
- the LOC109769754 gene encoding dnaJ protein homolog, with the protein product MFGRAPKKSDNTKYYEVLGVPKNAAQDDLKKAYRKAAIKNHPDKGGDPEKFKELAQAYEVLSDPEKREIYDQYGEDALKEGMGGGGGGGVDPFDIFSSFFGPSFGGGGGGSSRGRRQRRGEDVVHPLKASLEDLYNGTSKKLSLSRSVLCSKCKGKGSKSGASMRCPGCQGSGMKVTIRQLGPSMIQQMQQACNDCKGTGESINDKDRCPGCKGEKVLQEKKVLEVHVEKGMQHNQKITFPGEADEAPDTVTGDIVFVVQQKEHPKFKRKGDDLFYEHTISLTEALCGFQLVLTHLDNRQLLIKSNPGEVVKPDSFKAISDEGMPMYQRPFMKGKLYIHFTVEFPDSLAPDQCKALEAVLPPKPASKLTDMELDECEETTMHDVNMEEEMRRKAHAAAQEAYDEDDEMPGGGAQRVQCAQQ